In Thunnus thynnus chromosome 11, fThuThy2.1, whole genome shotgun sequence, the following proteins share a genomic window:
- the LOC137193020 gene encoding MOB-like protein phocein isoform X1: MVMAEGTAVLRRNRPGTKAKDFYNWPDESFEEMDSTLAVQQYIQQNIRSDCSNIDKILEPPEGQDEGVWKYEHLRQFCLELNGLAVKLQSECHPDTCTQMTATEQWIFLCAAHKTPKECPAIDYTRHTLDGAACLLNSNKYFPSRVSIKESSVAKLGSVCRRIYRIFSHAYFHHRQIFDKYENETFLCHRFTRFVMKYNLMSKDNLIVPILEEEVQNTSSAGESEA, encoded by the exons ATGGTCATGGCGGAGGGTACTGCAGTTCTCAGGAGGAATCGGCCTGGAACCAAGGCAAAG GATTTCTACAACTGGCCGGATGAATCGTTTGAGGAGATGGACAGCACCCTGGCTGTCCAACAG TACATACAGCAGAACATTCGGTCAGATTGCTCCAACATCGACAAAATCCTGGAGCCTCCAGAGGGTCAGGATGAGGGGGTGTGGAAGTATGAGCACCTCAG GCAATTCTGCCTGGAGCTCAATGGACTAGCAGTCAAACTGCAG AGTGAGTGCCATCCAGACACTTGCACCCAGATGACAGCCACAGAGCAGTGGATCTTTTTATGTGCTGCCCACAAGACACCCAAAGAG TGCCCTGCCATTGATTATACCAGGCACACGCTGGACGGAGCTGCCTGTCTTCTCAATAGCAACAAATACTTCCCCAGCAG GGTGAGCATCAAGGAGTCATCAGTGGCCAAACTGGGTTCTGTCTGTCGTCGCATCTATAGGATATTCTCTCATGCCTACTTCCATCACCGCCAGATATTTGATAAGTATGAG aatGAAACGTTCCTGTGTCACCGGTTCACACGCTTCGTAATGAAGTACAACCTGATGTCCAAGGACAACCTGATCGTGCCCATTCTGGAGGAGGAAGTGCAGAACACCTCATCAGCCGGAGAGAGCGAGGCCTAA
- the LOC137193020 gene encoding 10 kDa heat shock protein, mitochondrial isoform X2, which produces MAFRKFLPLFDRVLVERLTAETVTKGGIMLPEKSQGKVLQATVVAVGPGSVNQKGNVQPLSVKVGEKVLLPEYGGTKVVLEDKDYFLFRDGDILGKYVE; this is translated from the exons ATG GCCTTCAGAAAATTCCTGCCACTGTTTGACCGGGTGCTGGTGGAGCGCCTTACAGCAGAGACGGTAACGAAAGGTGGCATCATGCTGCCAGAGAAGTCTCAAGGCAAGGTGCTGCAGGCCACAGTAGTGGCAGTGGGACCTGGCTCTGTCAATCAG aaagGAAATGTACAGCCACTCAGTGTGAAGGTTGGAGAGAAGGTCCTCTTACCAGAGTACGGTGGAACTAAAGTCGTTCTGGAGGATAAG GACTATTTCCTGTTCCGTGACGGAGATATCCTTGGAAAATACGTCGAATGA
- the LOC137193020 gene encoding MOB-like protein phocein isoform X3 produces MAFRKFLPLFDRVLVERLTAETVTKGGIMLPEKSQGKVLQATVVAVGPGSVNQDFYNWPDESFEEMDSTLAVQQYIQQNIRSDCSNIDKILEPPEGQDEGVWKYEHLRQFCLELNGLAVKLQSECHPDTCTQMTATEQWIFLCAAHKTPKECPAIDYTRHTLDGAACLLNSNKYFPSRVSIKESSVAKLGSVCRRIYRIFSHAYFHHRQIFDKYENETFLCHRFTRFVMKYNLMSKDNLIVPILEEEVQNTSSAGESEA; encoded by the exons ATG GCCTTCAGAAAATTCCTGCCACTGTTTGACCGGGTGCTGGTGGAGCGCCTTACAGCAGAGACGGTAACGAAAGGTGGCATCATGCTGCCAGAGAAGTCTCAAGGCAAGGTGCTGCAGGCCACAGTAGTGGCAGTGGGACCTGGCTCTGTCAATCAG GATTTCTACAACTGGCCGGATGAATCGTTTGAGGAGATGGACAGCACCCTGGCTGTCCAACAG TACATACAGCAGAACATTCGGTCAGATTGCTCCAACATCGACAAAATCCTGGAGCCTCCAGAGGGTCAGGATGAGGGGGTGTGGAAGTATGAGCACCTCAG GCAATTCTGCCTGGAGCTCAATGGACTAGCAGTCAAACTGCAG AGTGAGTGCCATCCAGACACTTGCACCCAGATGACAGCCACAGAGCAGTGGATCTTTTTATGTGCTGCCCACAAGACACCCAAAGAG TGCCCTGCCATTGATTATACCAGGCACACGCTGGACGGAGCTGCCTGTCTTCTCAATAGCAACAAATACTTCCCCAGCAG GGTGAGCATCAAGGAGTCATCAGTGGCCAAACTGGGTTCTGTCTGTCGTCGCATCTATAGGATATTCTCTCATGCCTACTTCCATCACCGCCAGATATTTGATAAGTATGAG aatGAAACGTTCCTGTGTCACCGGTTCACACGCTTCGTAATGAAGTACAACCTGATGTCCAAGGACAACCTGATCGTGCCCATTCTGGAGGAGGAAGTGCAGAACACCTCATCAGCCGGAGAGAGCGAGGCCTAA